In a genomic window of Gouania willdenowi chromosome 11, fGouWil2.1, whole genome shotgun sequence:
- the LOC114472595 gene encoding zona pellucida sperm-binding protein 4-like: protein MAENRVDLLLVLVLSGTLVLSLLGSVRGWERIDEKELLKRFQTGKWDDSLEETSPDPHAFFNEDDDEEEEEQVRITEDPDPEAEGVATSLAHFDPFEDHSLEEEEEEEEEKEVEDEDDSDPTEWAEATGSDFQPEGYSLKLQFVDDAGQTQVSTVSCEVDFHIQPRAGGKRRCCKSRKKPSRPSKPSTPPKAHNCAVSIGERVSCGYHLSSTECIKKGCCMDASTYGCYYPLDECTADQHFVFAIRATGSSVPVNPRRLVIPGHSNCKPVIVNNDVAIFKFKVNECGTRAYHVGEMKIYLAEVQTVVRASNLKYGIITRCDPLRFMIECRYTKCGPAKQSLASVGYMVKTPSSSLPSSILSNGLYGVQLRIARDSTYSKYLPTYHQPLKLLLGKPVYLELRLKSPKPDAVIIVNYCLAYPRSANNALVLVYEGCANPNDPNVAILKVADLPNNRHQRRLVVNAFQFMEQTTNKYLDEEIYFMCSTEVCKPREKMCKQRCFDGHMY, encoded by the exons ATGGCTGAGAACCGGGTCGACCTGCTGCTGGTTCTGGTGCTCAGTGGGACTTTAGTGCTGTCTCTGCTGGGTTCGGTCCGGGGATGGGAGCGCATAGACGAAAAAGAGCTTCTAAAACGATTCCAAACCGGGAAATGGGACGACAGCCTTGAAGAGACGTCACCAG ATCCTCATGCTTTCTTtaatgaggatgatgatgaagaagaggaagagcagGTCCGTATTACAGAAGACCCAGATCCAGAAGCGGAGGGCGTTGCCACCAGTCTAGCACATTTTGACCCCTTTGAAGACCACagcctggaggaggaggaggaggaggaggaggagaaagaggtgGAGGACGAAGATGATTCTGATCCCACAGAATGGGCTGAAGCTACAGGAAGTGACTTTCAG CCTGAGGGTTATAGTCTGAAGTTGCAGTTTGTTGATGATGCCGGCCAGACACAAGTTTCTACTGTATCTTGTGAGGTTGACTTTCACATCCAGCCTCGTGCTGGTGGCAAACGAAGATGCTGCAAGTCGCGGAAAAAGCCGTCAAGGCCATCAAAACCGTCAACGCCTCCAAAGGCACACA ACTGTGCTGTCTCAATTGGAGAGAGGGTGAGCTGTGGATACCACTTATCTTCTACTGAATGTATAAAGAAGGGCTGCTGCATGGATGCATCTACATATGGCTGCTACTACCCATTGGATG AGTGCACTGCAGatcaacattttgtttttgccattCGTGCAACCGGTTCTTCCGTTCCTGTGAATCCCAGAAGGCTCGTCATCCCTGGGCATTCAAACTGCAAGCCAGTAATCGTCAATAATGACGTGGCTATTTTTAAGTTCAAAGTCAACGAATGTGGAACTCGAGCATAT CATGTTGGTGAGATGAAAATCTACCTGGCTGAAGTACAAACTGTTGTTCGTGCATCAAACCTCAAATATGGTATAATTACCAGATGTGATCCCCTAAG GTTCATGATTGAATGCCGCTACACTAAATGTGGCCCTGCAAAGCAGTCATTGGCCAGTGTTGGATACATGGTTAAAACTCCCAGTTCAAGTCTGCCATCATCCATCTTGTCAAATGGCTTGTATGGTGTTCAGCTAAGGATTGCTCGAG ATAGTACTTATTCAAAGTACCTTCCCACATACCATCAGCCCCTGAAGCTTCTCCTGGGAAAGCCCGTGTATCTTGAATTGCGTCTTAAGTCTCCTAAACCAGATGCAGTAATTATTGTGAACTACTGCCTGGCTTATCCTCGCTCTGCAAACAATGCCTTGGTGCTTGTTTATGAAGG ATGTGCCAATCCTAATGATCCAAATGTGGCCATCTTGAAAGTCGCTGACCTTCCCAACAATCGCCACCAGAGACGGCTTGTTGTGAACGCTTTCCAGTTCATGGAGCAGACCACCAATAAGTACCTTGATGAAGAA ATTTATTTCATGTGTTCTACAGAAGTTTGTAA